ACCGGGGTGAACTGGAAACCCTGAGGGAACGGTATCGCCGGTATCTTCTCGAGGCAGGGCAGGCCTCACCGGCGGCATTTCGCGAGTTGACGGGTCTTTCCCGCAAATTCACCATTCCGCTGATGGAATACTTCGATAAAATAAAACTTACCATCCGTGTGGGCGACCACCGGGTGCTCCGGGAGGATCGAAGACAGTGATCTCCGCCGTCAAAGAGTTCCCCGTCACGATCTATGACGGGCACCGGCCTCTCAGAGTAACAGATGCCGTCATAGAGGAGGTACCCCTCGCGGTGTATCTCGACGGACGGCACGTGGTCACCATCGCCTGCGCAGGCATATACCTGGAGGATCTTGCCCTGGGATATCTCAAATCCGAGGGGATGATCGGATCGCTCAAGGACGTGCGGGATATCACCGTTTCCGAAGAAGGCCCTTCGGTGCATGTGGACACCGGGAAAGCAACCGGAGAAAGGATCGGGACGGGACCGCAGGTTGAAACGATCCTGTCGAGCGGTGCACGGAAAAGAAAAGCGGACCTGATCGGAAAGCCGCTTGAATCTTCCCTGACCCTGCCGGCGGAACAGGTATTCCTGATCATGGAGCAGTTGCTCGGTGCTTCCGAACTTCATGCACGAACCCATGGTGCCCATTGCTCTGCCATTGCCGACATGAACGGCATCATCCTGTACCGGGACGATATCGGAAGGCACAACACCTATGATATGCTGAACGGGTATCTTCTCAGGACGGGCGGGGACCGCAGCGGCATGCTCATTGCCACCACGGGACGGGTTTCCACGGAAATCCTGTTTAAGGTCTACGGGATGGGCATACCGGTCATCGTGTCCCACGCCGTCCCTACCTCACGGGCGATCAAACTGGCGATGAGGGCGGGCATTACGCTCATCGGATACGTCAGGAAGGGAACGATGAAAATTTACACCCACGAAGAAAGGCTTACATGGAACTAGAGAAAAGAATATTCGTGAAAGATATTCGTCCGGGACAGGCCGTGAACGACCTTTTTCTGGTCATGGAAAAGAACATGGCCGTCTCTCAGAAAGGCAATCCGTACCTGAGCCTGCGGCTCAGAGATTCATCGGGCGAGATGGAAGGCCGGGTATGGGAGAATGCCGAGGCATTGAGCAAAACATTCGACAGGGGTGATATCATTCTCATCAGGTCACGGGCCGTCAGCTACAAGAACATGACCCAGCTTTCCATAACGGACCTTTCCGTCCCCGAGAGCACGGCGATCGAACCCGCCGACTACTTTCCCACCACCAGGTCAGACCGCCGGGAAATGTTTGAAATGCTCTTGACCTATATCGATCGGATGTCGAATCCCCACCTGAAGGCCCTTCTCGAGCGTATCTTCAAAGATCCGGAAACGGTCCGGGCCTTCATGAACGTTCCGGCTGCAAAAGGTTTTCACCACTCATACATCGGCGGTCTGCTGGAACACACCCTCTCCGTGACACAACTCCTCGAAACCTTCGCCGATCACTACCCGGGAACGGACCGGGACCTGATCCTCGCCGGGGGCATGCTGCACGACATTGGAAAGATCAAGGAAATTTCCTATGCCAGGGTGATCGATTACACCGACGAAGGACGCCTTATCGGCCACATAATCCTCGGATTTGAACTGGTAAACGAAAAAATGGCGGGGCTGCCGGATTTTCCTGAAGAGCTGGCCCTGCAACTGCGGCACATCATGCTCAGCCACCACGGTGATCTCGCCTACGGTTCTCCAAAACGACCGAAGACCGTCGAAGCGCTCATCGTCAATCACATCGACGACCTCGATGCCAAGGTCAACGCCTTCCGTGAGTCGATCGACGACGCGAACGAGGAATCGAACTGGACGCGGTATCACCGACTGCTTGAACGGTTCATCTATAAAGGAAGGCCGTGAACATTACTTCACGGCCCCCTTTGTTCGTGCGTTGTGGTCGCGTTATGTCATCCTTCGTAACCGGACATTCCCGTCCAATCGGGGTCAGTCGGAGCAAACTATTCCGATCAGCAGGCAGATACAACCGAGAGCAAAGATGAGAACATAAAGAGGTGCCTGGACGACATACTCCACGGCTTTTTCAACATAAGTCCATGAGATATCGTTCACCCAGCCGAAATGCTCCGCCCCGAAAATAGTTTCAAGGTTCAGTTTACCTTCTACAACGTCCGGTCCGGGGCGATACCCGGTATATCTGCTCCGTGCAATAAGGGACGTTATGGATTGATACCCGTAAAAAGCAAAGCTCCCGACCCACAGGATCAGGCCCGCAAGCGTAAACCGGGACATTTTACTTCCCCTTTGATATTCTTCACGTTTCATTCCGCCACGGCGGTACGAGCGACACGATTATACCAGAGTGACCGGTAAAACGCACCCCCTTTTGCATCAGGACCGGGAATGCCGGTCGCGCTCACTTTCTTCGTGGGCGAACCCCCTATTTCTTTCCGTATCCGATTCCCCGGGCGGCATCTTCGATGACGTCAAGGACCGAAACATCTTCAATGGTCGAAGGCACGGGATACTCTTCGCCGTTCGCGATCTTTCTCATGGTCGACCGGAGTATCTTGCCCGACCGTGTCTTCGGCAACGCCCTGACCACGGCACACTCCTTGAAGCAGGCAACGGCACCGATCTCCGAGCGCACCATCTGGACCAACTCCTTGGTAATATCTTCGTGATCCCGTTCAACACCGGCCTTGAGAACGACGAACCCGATCGGCACCTCGCCTTTGAGCTGGTCCTGGGCGCCGAGAACGGCGCATTCCGCCACGTCCTTGTGTTTTGACACGATCTCTTCCATTGCCCCTGTCGACAGGCGGTGACCGGCGACATTGATCACGTCATCGACACGCCCCATGATGAAGAGATATCCGTCCTCGTCAACGTATCCGCCGTCACCCGTGACATAACAATCTTCGATCTCCGTCACGTACTCAAGGTACCGCTTATCATCGTTCCAGAGCGTCGGGAGGCACCCGGGCGGCAGGGGAAGTTTCACCACCACGTATCCGTCGGCACCCTGGGGCATTTCATTTCCTTCATGATCGACGATCCTGACGTCATACCCTGGAACGGCTTTTGTGGGAGACCCGGCCTTTATGGGAAAAGGCTCTATGCCCATGCAGTTGGCCGCGATCGGCCATCCTGTTTCGGTCTGCCACCAGTGATCGATGACGGGAATTTTCAGCATATCCGACGCCCAGTGGTAGGTATCGGGGTCCAGCCGCTCGCCTGCGAGAAAGAGATACCTGAAAGCGCTGAGGTCGTATTTTTTCAAATATTCGCCGCGGGGGTCTTCCTTCTTGATGGCCCGGAATGCCGTCGGAGCCGTAAAGAGCACCGATACGCCGTGCTGGGAGATGACCCGCCAGAAGGCACCTGGATCGGGCGTGCCGACCGGTTTCCCCTCATAGACGATGGTGGTGCACCCCATCAGGAGGGGAGCATAGACAATGTATGAATGACCGACGACCCAGCCGACGTCCGATGCCGCCCAGTATACCTCGCCGGGTTTGACCCCATAGAGATATTTCATCGACCACTTCAGGGCGACCGCATGACCGCCATTGTCCCGCATGACGCCCTTCGGCTTTCCCGTTGTTCCCGACGTATACAGAATGTAGAGAGGGTCGGTGGCTTTAACGGTCACACAGCCTGTCGGCTGCGCCTTTTCCATGACCTCCGCCCAGTTGAAATCCCTTCCGGGCTTTAACGATGCTTCCACCTGGGGTCGCTGGAAGATAATGCATTTCTCCGGTTTGTGCTGCGCTATTTCTATGGCATTATCGAGCAGCGGTTTATAGGGAATTACCTTTTTCGCCTCTATCCCGCAGGACGCCGATACGATGAGCTTCGGTTTCGCGTCGTCGATGCGGATCGCCAGCTCGTTCGGGGCAAATCCCCCGAAAACCACTGAATGAACGGCACCGATCCGGGCACAGGCGAGCATGGCGACAAGCGATTCCGGTATCATGGGCATGTAAATAATGACCGTATCGCCCTTCTCCACACCGAAACTTTTCAGGACACCGGCAAAATTTGATACCTGTTCAAGAAATTCGCGATACGTGATCTTTCGAATCGTGTTTGTTACGGGACTGTCATAAATGATGGCTGTCTGGTCTCCCCTTCCCTGCTCCACCTGCATATCCACCGCATTGTAGCAGGTGTTCAGCTCACCACCCTGAAACCAGCGGTAAAAAGGCTTTTTGCTGTCGTCGAGAACTTTGTCCCATTTCCTGACCCACCTGATGTCCCCGGCCGCTTCAGCCCAGAATGTATCCGGTTCATTGATCGATTGTGTAAAAAATTCAGCGTAGGATAACTTTTCAGACATTGATTCCCCCTTCTTTTTTATTTCTTTATTTACGTCCGCTCGCCGAAAATAGCCCGGCCTATCCGAACGATGGTCGCCCCTTCTTCGACCGCGACAGGAAAGTCATCGGTCATTCCCATGGAGAGTTCATCCATTCTCACGTTGGGCATGTCACATTCCGCGATCCGGTCCCTCAATTCCCGCAGGACGATGAATGAAGGCCTCGCTTTCTCAGGGTCATCGTACCAGGCGGGCATGGTCATGAGGCCCCGGATGGAGAGGTGCTCCATGGTTGAGATCTCCCCGATCAGGGGAATAACCCCTGCCGGGACCGCCCCGCTTTTCGTTTCCTCGCCGCTGGTATTCACTTCAATGAGGATCCTGGTCACGACCCCCGCCGCACCGGAACGCCTGTCCAGTTCACGGGCCAGGCTGAGCCGGTCGACGGAATGTATCATGTCAAAAAGCTTGACGGCATATTTGGCCTTGTTCGACTGCAGGTGACCGATCATATGCCATTCAACGGAATGCCCCGTTTTTTCTATCTTCCGGCGTGCCTCCTGGACATAGTTCTCACCTATGATGTCTATACCGCAGGTGATCGCCTTCTGTATCCGCTCGTCGTCGACGGTCTTCGTGACTGCCATAAGCCGCACCTCCGAGGGGTCGCGGCCCGACCTGAGCGCGGCTTCGGTTATTTTCTCCCGTACCAGTTGTATGTTCTCTTCTACGAATTTCACTGATCGCGTTTATGAAAATTGACGGCTCCCACCCGTTTGAGCGACTCCACCACTTCCGAGAGGGGGAGGCCGACGACGTTGGTATAGGACCCGTGTATCTCCCGAATAAAAAACGCCGCCATCCCCTGAACGGCGTATCCTCCTGCCTTGTCATAGGGTTCGGAGGTCTGTATATACCATTCAATCTCGTCGTCGGGTATCGTTTTAAACAAAACCCGTGACTCTACGGCCTCACTCATTACTACATTTATGCACTCTTTGACAAGGGTAAAGCCGGTCAACACCCGGTGCTCCCTGCCGCTCAATTTCCACAGCATGTCCCGTGCATCCTGGGGGGATTTCGGCTTTCCCAGCACCTCTCCATCTATCATGACGATAGTGTCGGCGCCCAGCACCCAGTTGTCGGGATATGAAACCGCGACCGCCCGGGCTTTTTCCCTTGAGAGGCGCAGAACATGGTCCCGGGGAATTTCGCCGGGACGGAATGATTCGTCGATACTCGGCGGCACGACTGAAAAATTGAACCCCGCCTCCGTCAGAAGGACGCGGCGGCGGGGTGATTTCGAGGCAAGCACGAAGGACAGTTCCATAATATGGTTCTTCTTTTTCCCCGGTCACCGAGGATATACGGCACCCTTATCACTCGTCGGTTCTCAACTCAGCCCCAGCAGGCGTTTCGGGTTCTCCGACACCAGCAACTGTTTGATCCCGTCTTTCAGGGGAAGCTGATCCAACTCTTTCATGATCCGCACCCGTGTAATGAGCGGATAGTCACTTCCAAAAAGCGCCTTGCCGGCAAGGGGTCCGTTGATCTGGCGGATCACCTCTTCAGGTATGCGCCGGGGCGCCCATCCCGCAATGTTGAAATAGACATTCGGATTCCGCAGGACGACCGACATGCCCTCGTAGAACCAAGGATACCCGAAATGGGCCATGATTATTTTCATGCGTGGAAAATCAACGGCAACATCGTCAAGGTAGACAGGCATGCAGTACGATATTTTCGTACCGGCGTGGAATTGCGTACCAGTGTGGAAGAGGACGGGAATTTGCAGGTCCTGGGCGACTTCATAGACGGGATACATGATCGGGTCGTTCGGCGCGCATTTCAACAGATGGGGGAGAAGTTTCAATCCCTTCAATCCGAGTTCTTTCACGGCGCGCTCAAGCTCGTCCAGGGCCGGCAGGCCCTTATGGGGATCAACGCTGGCGAACCCGATGAACCGGTCCGGATATTTCTCGACCGTCCGGGCCACAAGGTCGTTCGGTACCCGGTATCTGAAGG
The DNA window shown above is from Deltaproteobacteria bacterium and carries:
- the fdhD gene encoding formate dehydrogenase accessory sulfurtransferase FdhD, with the protein product MISAVKEFPVTIYDGHRPLRVTDAVIEEVPLAVYLDGRHVVTIACAGIYLEDLALGYLKSEGMIGSLKDVRDITVSEEGPSVHVDTGKATGERIGTGPQVETILSSGARKRKADLIGKPLESSLTLPAEQVFLIMEQLLGASELHARTHGAHCSAIADMNGIILYRDDIGRHNTYDMLNGYLLRTGGDRSGMLIATTGRVSTEILFKVYGMGIPVIVSHAVPTSRAIKLAMRAGITLIGYVRKGTMKIYTHEERLTWN
- a CDS encoding HD domain-containing protein; this encodes MELEKRIFVKDIRPGQAVNDLFLVMEKNMAVSQKGNPYLSLRLRDSSGEMEGRVWENAEALSKTFDRGDIILIRSRAVSYKNMTQLSITDLSVPESTAIEPADYFPTTRSDRREMFEMLLTYIDRMSNPHLKALLERIFKDPETVRAFMNVPAAKGFHHSYIGGLLEHTLSVTQLLETFADHYPGTDRDLILAGGMLHDIGKIKEISYARVIDYTDEGRLIGHIILGFELVNEKMAGLPDFPEELALQLRHIMLSHHGDLAYGSPKRPKTVEALIVNHIDDLDAKVNAFRESIDDANEESNWTRYHRLLERFIYKGRP
- a CDS encoding propionyl-CoA synthetase, with protein sequence MSEKLSYAEFFTQSINEPDTFWAEAAGDIRWVRKWDKVLDDSKKPFYRWFQGGELNTCYNAVDMQVEQGRGDQTAIIYDSPVTNTIRKITYREFLEQVSNFAGVLKSFGVEKGDTVIIYMPMIPESLVAMLACARIGAVHSVVFGGFAPNELAIRIDDAKPKLIVSASCGIEAKKVIPYKPLLDNAIEIAQHKPEKCIIFQRPQVEASLKPGRDFNWAEVMEKAQPTGCVTVKATDPLYILYTSGTTGKPKGVMRDNGGHAVALKWSMKYLYGVKPGEVYWAASDVGWVVGHSYIVYAPLLMGCTTIVYEGKPVGTPDPGAFWRVISQHGVSVLFTAPTAFRAIKKEDPRGEYLKKYDLSAFRYLFLAGERLDPDTYHWASDMLKIPVIDHWWQTETGWPIAANCMGIEPFPIKAGSPTKAVPGYDVRIVDHEGNEMPQGADGYVVVKLPLPPGCLPTLWNDDKRYLEYVTEIEDCYVTGDGGYVDEDGYLFIMGRVDDVINVAGHRLSTGAMEEIVSKHKDVAECAVLGAQDQLKGEVPIGFVVLKAGVERDHEDITKELVQMVRSEIGAVACFKECAVVRALPKTRSGKILRSTMRKIANGEEYPVPSTIEDVSVLDVIEDAARGIGYGKK
- a CDS encoding YggS family pyridoxal phosphate-dependent enzyme — its product is MKFVEENIQLVREKITEAALRSGRDPSEVRLMAVTKTVDDERIQKAITCGIDIIGENYVQEARRKIEKTGHSVEWHMIGHLQSNKAKYAVKLFDMIHSVDRLSLARELDRRSGAAGVVTRILIEVNTSGEETKSGAVPAGVIPLIGEISTMEHLSIRGLMTMPAWYDDPEKARPSFIVLRELRDRIAECDMPNVRMDELSMGMTDDFPVAVEEGATIVRIGRAIFGERT
- the maf gene encoding septum formation inhibitor Maf, yielding MELSFVLASKSPRRRVLLTEAGFNFSVVPPSIDESFRPGEIPRDHVLRLSREKARAVAVSYPDNWVLGADTIVMIDGEVLGKPKSPQDARDMLWKLSGREHRVLTGFTLVKECINVVMSEAVESRVLFKTIPDDEIEWYIQTSEPYDKAGGYAVQGMAAFFIREIHGSYTNVVGLPLSEVVESLKRVGAVNFHKRDQ
- a CDS encoding amidohydrolase; its protein translation is MIIDTHSQLFTKEAIESLPEEMARSYQLMFKDLKFPEIEDTLKDMDEAGVDLAVIVAIDAETTFRYRVPNDLVARTVEKYPDRFIGFASVDPHKGLPALDELERAVKELGLKGLKLLPHLLKCAPNDPIMYPVYEVAQDLQIPVLFHTGTQFHAGTKISYCMPVYLDDVAVDFPRMKIIMAHFGYPWFYEGMSVVLRNPNVYFNIAGWAPRRIPEEVIRQINGPLAGKALFGSDYPLITRVRIMKELDQLPLKDGIKQLLVSENPKRLLGLS